AGACTGTTGCAAAAAATGTGCcaaagcaattgagaaaaactgtaactaTAGACCCAgtatagtccggctatgagtaacccacctctaccctaaataaccttgaatttgattacatgccatttttgccaaaataacttgaagatgtatgatattccaacatgtaagcaaagtcaacaggtgttcaaggtgtttgctttcatttcttttacatccTTTTGCACTGCATGTACAGTTTTCCCTAAGGAGATTGTcctatgtttacatttttactttttctttgTGCTATGCAGTGGTCTTTTCTTTTCTGTATGGCGATGACATGGTCTGTCAACGAATaacagtacaaacagtaaaagcgtaAATGCGAACTCCAACATACACTAAGGTATACCCTACAATTTACAATAATTGTCATGAAAACTTTAGTcatagtttacatcagaacaTCCCTCCAAAGTAAACTGTATTATTGACAACAtgactaaacaatttgactgtcttatccGTACACAATGACACAATGACTTGTCATTTTGGTggcacagatatttacttttgagagatgaactaaggATTTTGAGTAAGAGAGTGACTTTTGCAGGTTATCCATAatgttttgctatttgtacaaattgttttgagaaatgcacttactgttttgcaaattgcgagtatgattcgagaaatgtaccaaagcggctgagaaaaactgtatagagtaaactgtcataatgaaaacaTGATTAAGCCATTTGACTATCTTGTTCATACAATGCTGTCAGTACTTTTCATTTTGATGACACTTTCATTGACATAAAAACTTGCTTTTGAGGAATGAATTACCTATTTTGAGCAAGTGACACGCTTTTGCAGGTTATCAACTAGGTTTTGCAGTTTGTACTAATTGTTCTGAGAACTGCATTAActgttgtgcaaatgtaaatagtgatgtgagaaatgcaccaaaACTGTAAAAGCACTGgaatttgtattttgttttttaaattgtgtcctttaaaaaatgtatgcagATGCCTGCATATGTATGACTATCTGGTGGTGCATATCAATAATTACAGTTAGTTAACTTCGTTTAGAAACTTTGTTCATTACAATATCATTGTCAAATATTAAGGCTTGTAAAGGCTCATTGAAAATAATTTGAAACAAGTGTTTAGGGGTGtggttacattttatttcatgttttctctatttgcAGTATTTTTTCTAATATAACACCAAAAATACAATGAAAATTTAGCtatattaaattaaacattgtttttaaatccaaaatatatcacatactgctGTTGGAGAGTGATAAGAtgcataaatcataaaaaatactatttttttatttaactaatCCCACCACAATATCTCCTGTAAAGAGTGAAGTTTTGCTGAATTCAGTGGATCAGGATGTAGAAGAAGAGCGGCCATAAAAGAAAGAGGAGATTCTGTGTGACGCTCTTAGCACCGTTACAAAGACTCCCCTGACAACATGAGCCCGTGAGACCTGCATTCCCTTGTGCTGATGTATCACAGATAAATTTAGAGGCACATCCTTTAAGAGTCTGAGACGCAGACCCACCAGGTACTAATGTAAAGAAAACAAAAGCGTATCAAGTGAATCATTCAAAACTTGACAACACACAAATCTGATTAAACACATAAAGATGACATAAATTTTACTCATGGTTATGGATTTCACAATTTTATCGTAAGtatatgataaatacatttctgtgatttatagatacaggtcattagaAAACCATGTTCTTTGATCCATGTTATCACATATTGGTATGCACTTACAAATAAtgcaattaaaaatgtaacctAATCAACTATAATAATGCAGAATAATGACTTGATTCTCACCTGTAGCTTTAATGCAGTAGTCTTCGCTTCCTATACAGTTTAATTTGTTGGTGCAACTCTGTCCATTGCAGTAGTAACATTGTTTTCCATTGGCGCTGTTAGAGCTGGAATCTGTAGAAGaaacaaatattattattttattttatagaaTACATAAGCTTATTGCCATatgtactgtgtgtgtgtgtgtgtgtgtgtgtgtgtgtgtgtgtgtgtgtgtgtgtgtgtgtgtgtgtgtgtgcgtgcgtgcgtgcgtgtgtgtgtgtagtgatGTGTATAAAAGACATACCTGAGGCGTCTTTGCTATTACAAAGGTCTGTGTTACAGCATTGTGTAGATGTAACTGTCCTTGTAACTCCGAAGTTAATAGATGCAGTCATACAAGCCTCCGCCACTCCACAACCCTTAGACTGCATTTTCTGTTCAGCGCcacctaaaaaaataatatgcttAATGCTTTACACCTGACCATTGTGATTTGtaaagcgtgtgtgtgtgtgtgtgtgtgtgtgtgtgtgtgtgtgtgtgtgtgtgtgtgtgtgtgtgtgttgcctgAGAGGCTACTAAAATTCTGAAATACAGTGAAACAATTCTGCTTCAGAACTACTGATAATCTTGAGATACGCACCTCTACTCGACTCGTGAAGACAAGATCATACGATCAAACAACAGTttataagaaaataagaaatgaaaaacaacacagaTTTTTACTCTTGAGTCAGAATTTCAGTCATTTCATAgataatatacacacacaaatattccGCTTTGAAGAAACTCATTTCACTTGCATTAGTTTatgaggagttcagatgcaaaaccctttaagtgcgtctgacatgttttcttgtaaatgagcatttatttatcaggctcttatgtttagtttTAGTAACTCCTTGATGGCACTGAAAAAGTCAGTAACTGAAATTGCTTATTTTCACAGATGTcactctaagtgcatgcaaaaaTCTCCACTTCTAAATAAGTTTTTAGCCTTAACTCTCCTTTCTGTTGTTTTAATgctatttgtgcatgaaactaaaccTTCGAATAAACTAAACCcctgaaaaaaacatttgtaataCTAAAATTTGTAATAATTTGGACGGAACTAAAATAGCCCATATAGCttgattttttatgattttttttttttttggggggggtggACCTCACAGTTAAACGTTTATGGAGCGACACAAACCTATAAAGCTCATAGAAATATATaagtcaaatatatatatatatattgtttgggtctgtaatgccttagaagcttcctaaaaacctctctcagatagctctattagggtgggggattttaaacaagtggttttgcacctatttggctccccctactggcttaacttgcaatctcattactgattggctgactttgctgccactcaaaaaatgtagccaattattttaaagtggaggggcagttagatgcctgtgatgtcataagcatcagtttttcagattgggctggtttttcattctctgtcctctttaatttgagaaatgtttgtggcACCCATACaacagatagagagacagaggAGGATATTAAGAagttcatacatttttatcagagaTTTGTAGTAGCCTAAGGTAAGTTGTAATGAGGCAATAATTATCTAATACAACTATATATAATATTCGAATCTACattttataaagtttttttattattatagtttatccCACTGTCTGTAAAAGTGctacaaaataaacattttattatcatttaaattGTTGGCGATGGCAGCTGTAAAGACGACCAAAGATGCggtgttaaaatgtaaatagttttttaaGTACATTTGCCTTAGAGGATAAGGTACATTTAAATGACGCTTACACACATGATTTGGACACCTTTTTATATCAAGTAACATAAAACTGTTAAAAACTGTTTAGACTATTAATGAAGTAATgcagtttttctttaaaaaaatcatgaacatgaaatttaaatgatgataaaatatataatttgtgGCACCTCTACAGGCAGTGGGATCAAcgcaagatgtgttaaaacatcacaaagtgtgttgttccaaaaaataacacagagatgtgttaaaggaatagtctactcattttcaatattaaaatatgttattaccttaactaagaattgttgatacatccctctatcatctgtgtgcgtgcacgtaagtgctggagcgcgctgcgacgcttcgatagcatttagcttagccccattcattcaatggtaccatttagagataaagttagaagtgaccaaacacatcaacgtttttcctatttaagacgagtagttatacgagcaaggttggtggtacaaaataaaacgtagcgcttttctaagcggatttaaaagaggaactatattttatggcgtaatagcacttttgggagtacttcgacccggcgcagtaacaccctccctctcccaaaAGTGaacagtgattattctttctttctggaataattattgttgtactgttattcaggtatatTGACGTTGTTattgtactgtagttgtaaggcagtgaccagtctgctacatgctagttgaaatgggagtaAGTTAGCGTCGACTGATCTAACGTTTTAacgtcttatgtgtttattatcatatcatttcacataatgaATTCACTGATGCGACACAGCATATGccggtggtaaacaaacactcgttCAAATATTCGTGCACGAGTTTTGGAAGGCGTTCCCTAGAAATGAGCTGTGAAGGAGGGAGGCTGTTCTTACGCATGCGCTCATTTAAAAAACTTGGCGAAaataacacggtctcacacccatggcgtcaatatttgacgacacttgaccatgcgtcaatatgttgacgcggagggtatacctttcgcgtcattttttgacgaactggggacttcaatactattaggtacgcgaaattaaacagttgtcgcctggcattggggttagggaaaggtttgggtagggatgtcattatgtaaatctaaccctaaaccgacgc
This sequence is a window from Misgurnus anguillicaudatus chromosome 9, ASM2758022v2, whole genome shotgun sequence. Protein-coding genes within it:
- the LOC129445426 gene encoding urokinase plasminogen activator surface receptor-like isoform X1 is translated as MDLKIFIVLFCALFTGGHSLKCYECTGPVGSCANKETTCSSFFNVCSTQTTVTNTGGAEQKMQSKGCGVAEACMTASINFGVTRTVTSTQCCNTDLCNSKDASDSSSNSANGKQCYYCNGQSCTNKLNCIGSEDYCIKATVPGGSASQTLKGCASKFICDTSAQGNAGLTGSCCQGSLCNGAKSVTQNLLFLLWPLFFYILIH
- the LOC129445426 gene encoding urokinase plasminogen activator surface receptor-like isoform X2; amino-acid sequence: MELKIFIVLFCALFTGGHSLKCYECTGPVGSCANKETTCSSFFNVCSTQTTVTNTGGAEQKMQSKGCGVAEACMTASINFGVTRTVTSTQCCNTDLCNSKDASDSSSNSANGKQCYYCNGQSCTNKLNCIGSEDYCIKATVPGGSASQTLKGCASKFICDTSAQGNAGLTGSCCQGSLCNGAKSVTQNLLFLLWPLFFYILIH